In a single window of the Elaeis guineensis isolate ETL-2024a chromosome 6, EG11, whole genome shotgun sequence genome:
- the LOC105047720 gene encoding 3-ketoacyl-CoA synthase 4 gives MKSKTLLSLLTPIQLLQASFFLLLALTLTFHALLSSTPTLLLNQKLLLFLSTHRTLLFSLLWCTLVALIAYLSTRPHPVLLLDYACFQPDADRKCSYEVSEYFVRRSRRFSTTSEEFMRGIYLKSGLGDETYAPPFIFQYDYEAKLRSAVQEAEEGMIASVDAVLSKTHVPAAAIDLLIVTCGMFTPCPSLATVLVNHYRLPDTVATYNLSSMGCSSGAAAIDLAGRILSGARRVRYALVVITESISLNWYFGDNRSMLVTNCIFRVGTAAALLTNDGSRRGAAKMELLRALRTHHGADDASHRAAFQEEDEAGNLGIALKKDLIRVAGEGLRAHIGVLAPRVLPWAQLVRYAYWEVTRWLKRGGEKQHVPDFTTAFEHMCIHTGGKAVIEAVARLMRLDDRVTEPARMCLHRFGNTSSSLVLYELAYFEAKGRIRRGDRVWMLAFGTGFKVCSLVWKALKDSGMDPDNPWKDSIHRYPLKAW, from the coding sequence ATGAAGTCCAAaaccctcctctccctccttACCCCTATCCAACTGCTCCAAGcctccttcttcctcctcctaGCTCTAACTCTAACCTTCCATGCCCTCCTCTCTTCCACTCCTACGCTCCTTCTCAACCAAAAGCTTCTGCTCTTCCTCTCTACCCATAGAAcgctcctcttctctcttctttggtGCACTTTGGTAGCCCTCATCGCCTACCTCTCCACGAGGCCCCACCCGGTCCTGCTCCTTGACTACGCATGCTTCCAGCCTGACGCCGACCGCAAGTGCAGCTACGAAGTCTCCGAGTACTTCGTTCGGCGAAGCCGCCGCTTCTCCACCACCAGCGAGGAATTCATGCGCGGCATCTACCTCAAGTCGGGCCTCGGCGACGAGACCTACGCCCCTCCCTTCATCTTCCAGTACGACTACGAGGCCAAGCTTCGCTCCGCCGTGCAGGAGGCCGAGGAGGGCATGATCGCCAGCGTCGACGCCGTCCTCTCCAAAACCCACGTTCCCGCCGCTGCCATCGACCTGCTTATCGTCACCTGCGGTATGTTCACCCCCTGCCCCTCTCTTGCCACCGTCCTCGTCAACCACTACCGCCTCCCCGACACCGTCGCCACATATAACCTCAGCAGCATGGGGTGCAGCTCCGGCGCCGCCGCCATTGACCTCGCCGGAAGGATCCTTTCCGGCGCACGCCGAGTCCGCTACGCCCTTGTCGTCATCACCGAGAGTATAAGCCTTAACTGGTACTTCGGCGACAACCGTTCGATGCTGGTCACCAACTGCATCTTCCGCGTCGGCACGGCGGCGGCGCTGCTGACCAACGACGGGTCTCGCCGCGGCGCCGCCAAGATGGAGCTCCTTCGCGCCCTGCGGACCCACCACGGCGCCGACGACGCCTCGCACCGCGCCGCCTTCCAGGAGGAGGACGAAGCCGGCAACCTCGGCATCGCCTTGAAGAAGGACCTCATCCGCGTCGCCGGCGAGGGGCTCCGGGCCCACATAGGGGTCCTGGCTCCGAGGGTTTTGCCGTGGGCCCAGCTGGTGCGGTACGCTTACTGGGAGGTGACCAGATGGTTGAAGAGGGGTGGCGAGAAGCAGCACGTGCCGGACTTCACCACGGCGTTCGAGCACATGTGCATCCACACGGGTGGGAAGGCGGTGATCGAGGCGGTGGCCCGGCTCATGCGGCTCGATGACCGGGTCACGGAACCAGCCCGGATGTGCCTTCACCGGTTCGGCAACACCTCCAGTAGTTTGGTGTTGTACGAGCTGGCCTACTTTGAGGCCAAGGGGAGGATAAGGAGGGGTGACCGGGTTTGGATGTTGGCTTTTGGAACCGGGTTCAAGGTTTGTAGTTTGGTCTGGAAGGCGTTGAAGGATTCGGGTATGGATCCTGATAACCCGTGGAAAGACTCCATCCATAGGTACCCGCTGAAGGCGTGGTAG